A window of the Parambassis ranga chromosome 17, fParRan2.1, whole genome shotgun sequence genome harbors these coding sequences:
- the sec62 gene encoding translocation protein SEC62, protein MAERRRHKKRIQEVSEPTKEEKAVAKYLRFNCPTKSTNMMGHRVDYFVALKAVDCLLDSKWAKAKKGEEALFTTRESVVDYCNRLLKKQFFHRALKVMKKKPEKDTKKEKEKAKGDSSKEEEKKGKKEKEKKKEPEAAETKKEKSDDSPGTPKKKKEVKKKFKLEPHEDQLFLDGNEVYVWIYDPVHFKTFAMGLILVIAVIAATLFPLWPAEMRVGVYYLSVAAGCFVASILLLAVARCILFLIIWLVTGGRHHFWFLPNLTADVGFIDSFRPLYTHEYKGPRTSDKKGSDKNDEKDGASSSKAQKSDSDEKSDSEKKDADDEEEDDEEESKEGGQEESKEAEGEGTEDRQSDTDSDRREDEGSQHSNGNDFEMITREELEQHTEEEEDEEDEEDEETQERKEGGGSETKPQTAET, encoded by the exons ATGGCGGAGCGCAGGAGGCACAAGAAACGGATCCAG gaggTGAGCGAGCCCACCAAGGAGGAGAAGGCGGTGGCCAAGTACCTGAGATTTAACTGCCCCACAAAGTCCACAAACATGATGGGCCACAGAGTTGACTATTTTGTTG CCCTCAAGGCTGTTGACTGTCTGCTGGACTCCAAGTGGGCCAAAGCTAAAAAGGGAGAGGAGGCGCTGTTCACCACCAGAGAGTCAGTGGTAGATTACTGCAACAG acTTCTAAAGAAGCAGTTCTTTCACCGGGCTCTTAAGGTGATGAAGAAGAAGCCTGAGAAAGACAccaagaaggagaaagaaaaagccAAGGGTGACAGCagcaaagaggaagagaaaaaagggaagaaggagaaagagaagaagaaggagccaGAGGCTGCTGAGACCAAGAAAGAGAAAAGT GATGACAGTCCTGGAACtcccaagaagaagaaggaggtgaagaagaagttCAAACTGGAGCCTCATGAGGATCAGCTCTTTCTGGATGGAAACGAG GTGTACGTGTGGATCTACGATCCTGTCCATTTTAAGACGTTTGCTATGGGTCTTATCCTCG TTATCGCGGTGATAGCAGCCACGCTGTTCCCGCTGTGGCCTGCAGAAATGCGTGTTGGAGTTTACTATCTAAGTGTTGCAGCCGGCTGCTTTGTGGCCAGCATCCTGCTTCTAGCTGTTG cacgaTGCATTCTCTTCCTGATCATCTGGCTGGTGACCGGCGGGCGCCATCACTTCTGGTTCCTCCCCAACCTGACGGCAGACGTCGGCTTCATCGATTCATTCAGGCCGCTCTACACTCACGAGTACAAAGGACCACGGACTAGCGACAAGAAAGGCTCAGACAAGAATGACGAGAAGGACGGCGCCAGCTCCAGTAAGGCTCAGAAGTCAGACAGCGACGAGAAGTCAGACAGTGAGAAGAAGGATGCCGATgacgaagaggaggatgatgaggaggagagcaaaGAGGGAGGGCAAGAGGAGAGTAAAGAAGCTGAGGGGGAGGGAACAGAGGACCGCcagtcagacacagacagcgaCCGCCGGGAGGACGAGGGCTCACAGCACAGCAATGGAAACGACTTTGAGATGATCACCAGGGAGGAACTggagcagcacacagaggaagaggaggatgaggaagacgaggaagatgaggagacaCAAGAGAGGAAAGAAGGGGGTGGGAGTGAAACTAAACCCCAGACTGCTGAAACATAA
- the nadkb gene encoding NAD kinase b isoform X1, with product MENSDTSASSRPLAVPDRGIARPSGPRGQLPESARSSKHREHMSKSPRRRREGKRSQRRGDGHEQLLWEVERRRLPGQQEHLEPSGSVSDTAESSPKRRAHFLHGPYPATHFGPKACILPNPTSVMHIQDPASQRLTWNKPPVNVLVIRKIRDESLVDPFKELCRFLVEEKQMMVYVERRVADDAALSKDETFGSIRNQLCTFREGYDDISDCIDLIICLGGDGTLLYASSLFQGSVPPVMAFHLGSLGFLTPFKFESYKTEVAKVFEGNAAITLRSRLKVKVVKDMLHRAGQQLYSREPQQQQEHNGLLPHGHTNSEAGKVTLQLQVLNEVVVDRGPSSYLSNVDLYLDGRLITSVQGDGVIVSTPTGSTAYAAAAGASMIHPNVPAIMVTPICPHSLSFRPIVVPAGVELMITLSPDARNTAWVSFDGRKRQEIQHGDCIKITTSCYPVPSICCHDLVYDWFESLAQCLHWNVRKRQERLADVSDSSDTEN from the exons ATGGAGAACTCAGACACCAGTGCATCATCAAGGCCTTTAGCAGTCCCGGACAGAGGCATAGCGCGACCCTCAGGCCCCCGTGGTCAGCTGCCAGAGTCAGCCAGGTCCTCCAAGCACAGGGAGCACATGTCTAAGTCACCAAGGAGACGGCGGGAGGGGAAGAGGTCACAGCGACGGGGGGATGGTCACGAACAGCTGCTGTGGGAGGTTGAGCGCCGGAGGTTGCCAGGTCAACAGGAGCACTTGGAGCCCTCTGGTTCAGTGAGCGACACAGCGGAAAGCTCTCCTAAGAG AAGAGCCCATTTTCTACATGGACCGTACCCAGCCACTCACTTCGGACCCAAAGCCTGTATTCTTCCCAACCCAACTTCAGTCAT GCACATCCAGGACCCAGCCAGCCAGAGGCTCACCTGGAATAAACCTCCAGTCAACGTGCTTGTTATCAGGAAAATCAGAGATGAGAGTCTGGTCGATCCTTTCAAGGAGCTCTGCAGATTTCTAGTAGAG gagAAGCAGATGATGGTTTATGTGGAGCGGAGGGTTGCAGATGACGCTGCATTGTCAAAGGATGAGACCTTTGGCTCCATCCGCAATCAGCTGTGTACCTTCAGAGAGG GTTATGATGATATCTCTGACTGCATCGATCTCATCATCTGCCTGGGTGGTGATGGCACTTTGCTGTatgcctcctccctcttccaG GGCAGCGTCCCTCCAGTTATGGCCTTTCACCTGGGCTCTCTGGGTTTCCTGACACCTTTCAAGTTTGAATCATACAAAACTGAAGTTGCCAAAGTTTTTGAAG GTAATGCAGCCATTACTCTGCGCAGCCGTCTTAAGGTTAAGGTGGTAAAGGACATGCTTCACAGAGCTGGGCAGCAGCTGTACAGTAGAGAGCCACAGCAACAGCAGGAACACAATGGACTCCTTCCTCATGGACACACCAATAGTGAAGCTGGCAAGGTTACCTTACAGCTACAG gtgtTGAATGAGGTGGTAGTGGATCGTGGGCCGTCCTCCTACCTGTCCAATGTGGACTTGTACCTCGATGGACGACTGATCACGTCAGTTCAGGGAGATG GTGTGATTGTGTCCACACCTACTGGCAGTACAGCGTATGCAGCAGCGGCTGGAGCCTCGATGATCCACCCCAATGTTCCGGCCATCATGGTTACTCCTATCTGCCCACACTCGCTCTCCTTCAGGCCCATTGTAGTCCCTGCTGGGGTGGAGCTCATG ATCACTCTGTCTCCTGATGCCAGAAACACCGCCTGGGTGTCTTTTGACGGCAGGAAGAGGCAGGAGATTCAGCATGGAGACTG CATAAAGATCACCACATCCTGTTACCCAGTGCCGTCTATCTgttgtcatgacctggtgtacGACTGGTTTGAAAGTCTGGCTCAGTGTTTGCACTGGAACGTACGCAAGAGACAGGAGCGACTGGCAGACGTCTCCGACTCCTCTGACACTGAAAACTGA
- the gpr160 gene encoding putative G-protein coupled receptor 160 has product MYVSITSILLSTGAKCLLNWALVFLQRKHMLSSFLGVFSVSLAVVDTALTLTVSSLYICSDTYVVLLGLQLTKYHICLLVQILEQVYRALQWPVVVMAGLDHLCTVRFQAARSKTKLLIYLFLQSFLWCVAVVYVFRLSDFMPVLEDVSHERMHRCWVYHSAYTLQIASMLLLTLGCAALYACRPRVLSCCILQRSLSNPALNDQTATSCSKRSLVQQTLCVFVNTWTLFLAALAVLLLPAGIPAYLDLNMAWLCFLNSLLIAFVLCAACPTSQLSQNLAVVPPDSFCEWRFNFSPAAEDKA; this is encoded by the coding sequence ATGTATGtctccatcacctccatctTGCTCAGTACGGGAGCAAAATGTCTGCTCAACTGGGCCCTGGTGTTCCTCCAGAGGAAGCACATGTTGAGCAGCTTCCTGGGAGTTTTCAGCGTGTCCCTGGCCGTCGTTGACACTGCCCTGACCCTCACCGTCAGCAGCCTCTACATCTGCAGTGACACATACGTCGTCCTGCTTGGCCTGCAGCTGACCAAATATCACATATGTCTGCTGGTTCAGATTCTGGAACAGGTATACAGGGCGTTACAGTGGCCTGTGGTCGTCATGGCTGGTCTGGACCATTTATGCACAGTGAGATTTCAAGCTGCACGCTCCAAAACCAAGCTGCtcatttacttgtttttgcAAAGCTTCCTGTGGTGTGTGGctgttgtttatgtctttcGACTGTCTGACTTCATGCCAGTCTTGGAGGATGTTTCCCACGAGAGGATGCACAGATGCTGGGTCTATCACTCTGCTTATACTCTTCAAATAGCCTCCATGCTCCTCCTGACTCTGGGCTGTGCTGCACTGTATGCGTGTCGTCCTCGTGTGCTGAGCTGCTGCATCCTACAGAGATCACTGAGTAATCCTGCTTTGAACGACCAAACTGCTACGTCTTGCTCCAAGAGAAGTTTGGTTcagcaaacactgtgtgtgttcgtcAACACTTGGACGCTCTTCCTGGCAGCTCTGGCCGTGCTCCTGCTACCTGCGGGAATACCCGCATACCTGGATCTAAACATGGCCTGGCTCTGCTTCCTGAACAGCCTTCTAATAGCGTTTGTTTTATGCGCAGCCTGTCCAACCTCGCAGCTATCGCAGAACTTGGCTGTAGTTCCTCCAGACAGTTTTTGTGAGTGGAGGTTTAATTTTAGCCCGGCTGCTGAGGACAAGGCATGA
- the nadkb gene encoding NAD kinase b isoform X2: MENSDTSASSRPLAVPDRGIARPSGPRGQLPESARSSKHREHMSKSPRRRREGKRSQRRGDGHEQLLWEVERRRLPGQQEHLEPSGSVSDTAESSPKRAHFLHGPYPATHFGPKACILPNPTSVMHIQDPASQRLTWNKPPVNVLVIRKIRDESLVDPFKELCRFLVEEKQMMVYVERRVADDAALSKDETFGSIRNQLCTFREGYDDISDCIDLIICLGGDGTLLYASSLFQGSVPPVMAFHLGSLGFLTPFKFESYKTEVAKVFEGNAAITLRSRLKVKVVKDMLHRAGQQLYSREPQQQQEHNGLLPHGHTNSEAGKVTLQLQVLNEVVVDRGPSSYLSNVDLYLDGRLITSVQGDGVIVSTPTGSTAYAAAAGASMIHPNVPAIMVTPICPHSLSFRPIVVPAGVELMITLSPDARNTAWVSFDGRKRQEIQHGDCIKITTSCYPVPSICCHDLVYDWFESLAQCLHWNVRKRQERLADVSDSSDTEN; this comes from the exons ATGGAGAACTCAGACACCAGTGCATCATCAAGGCCTTTAGCAGTCCCGGACAGAGGCATAGCGCGACCCTCAGGCCCCCGTGGTCAGCTGCCAGAGTCAGCCAGGTCCTCCAAGCACAGGGAGCACATGTCTAAGTCACCAAGGAGACGGCGGGAGGGGAAGAGGTCACAGCGACGGGGGGATGGTCACGAACAGCTGCTGTGGGAGGTTGAGCGCCGGAGGTTGCCAGGTCAACAGGAGCACTTGGAGCCCTCTGGTTCAGTGAGCGACACAGCGGAAAGCTCTCCTAAGAG AGCCCATTTTCTACATGGACCGTACCCAGCCACTCACTTCGGACCCAAAGCCTGTATTCTTCCCAACCCAACTTCAGTCAT GCACATCCAGGACCCAGCCAGCCAGAGGCTCACCTGGAATAAACCTCCAGTCAACGTGCTTGTTATCAGGAAAATCAGAGATGAGAGTCTGGTCGATCCTTTCAAGGAGCTCTGCAGATTTCTAGTAGAG gagAAGCAGATGATGGTTTATGTGGAGCGGAGGGTTGCAGATGACGCTGCATTGTCAAAGGATGAGACCTTTGGCTCCATCCGCAATCAGCTGTGTACCTTCAGAGAGG GTTATGATGATATCTCTGACTGCATCGATCTCATCATCTGCCTGGGTGGTGATGGCACTTTGCTGTatgcctcctccctcttccaG GGCAGCGTCCCTCCAGTTATGGCCTTTCACCTGGGCTCTCTGGGTTTCCTGACACCTTTCAAGTTTGAATCATACAAAACTGAAGTTGCCAAAGTTTTTGAAG GTAATGCAGCCATTACTCTGCGCAGCCGTCTTAAGGTTAAGGTGGTAAAGGACATGCTTCACAGAGCTGGGCAGCAGCTGTACAGTAGAGAGCCACAGCAACAGCAGGAACACAATGGACTCCTTCCTCATGGACACACCAATAGTGAAGCTGGCAAGGTTACCTTACAGCTACAG gtgtTGAATGAGGTGGTAGTGGATCGTGGGCCGTCCTCCTACCTGTCCAATGTGGACTTGTACCTCGATGGACGACTGATCACGTCAGTTCAGGGAGATG GTGTGATTGTGTCCACACCTACTGGCAGTACAGCGTATGCAGCAGCGGCTGGAGCCTCGATGATCCACCCCAATGTTCCGGCCATCATGGTTACTCCTATCTGCCCACACTCGCTCTCCTTCAGGCCCATTGTAGTCCCTGCTGGGGTGGAGCTCATG ATCACTCTGTCTCCTGATGCCAGAAACACCGCCTGGGTGTCTTTTGACGGCAGGAAGAGGCAGGAGATTCAGCATGGAGACTG CATAAAGATCACCACATCCTGTTACCCAGTGCCGTCTATCTgttgtcatgacctggtgtacGACTGGTTTGAAAGTCTGGCTCAGTGTTTGCACTGGAACGTACGCAAGAGACAGGAGCGACTGGCAGACGTCTCCGACTCCTCTGACACTGAAAACTGA